The sequence CTAGAATTGTTAATGGTGCCACCGTCAGTACCATTTTCAGCATCCAAATTTGAGACCATAATGGGACTTTTTATTGATGTCCACTTTGGCTCGTGCCTAAGAACTTTGGCTTCGTCCTGCAATAGCGTCTTTGCTAACATTTAGATAAGCCGACACAAGCAACATGTCCTCCTCTTCACTGAAACTTTTTGATCGACCCTTTGACTTTGTCTGAGAATTCATGTCAGCTGCAAGCGGTGACTCTGAGAATTCAGAATCATACTCCACATTGTCCCCCGACCCTAAAGACTGTAATCCATCTTGGTTAAGCAAATTTGTGAAGTAGTTGCCTGTGGAGGACATGGTACTGCAAAAAAAAAGTAATATATAGACATGCCAAGGACCTTGTATCAGCTAATAGGGAACAACTATTCAAACAAAATTATCACAATCAGTATTTAATAGAGGCAACCACAATCAGTAAACATAGACAATCATTCAGCACAAATACAAAATATATGATAGGAGCAGGAAATGAAATGAAACACATACAACCATTACCATTCAGGTGCTGCAAACAAAATCATCCTCATTGAACATATATACCCATCCAGGTGGTGCAAACACAATCATCGTCATTGAACATATGTAAGAATTCAGTCAATGCATACCTATAATCAGGCAACATCCAGTCAGTATCAACAATGCCGGGGGTCGAATGATTTGTAGCTGCAGGTGCTGTAACGGGCACAGGTTGTGACATGGTGCTGCCATCTACGGTGTTTCCACGTGATGTTTGGCAAAAACTAGGTCGGCCTCCTGGAATCACACCAATTGCAGCCTTGAGCGAGGACCTGCGAACCTTAGGGGCTTGCCTCGGATCCATCGATGGCCGCAGGGAGCAGGAAGATGCGGGGCAGCAAGATCTGTGCAGATGCCGCAGGAGCTAGTGCAGGCAGGGGCGGCTGCTTGGGGCGCAAGAAGGTTGGTGGCGTTGCTTCCAGGGGCGCAGCAGGGGGATCGGTTGAGGGAACGAAGAAGATGGGGGCGCCGACGATGGGAACGAAGAAGATGGGATCGCAGCAGGGGAAACGCCGGCCTAGGGGGGATCAGAGCAGGGGGGATCGGGAGGGCACAAGGAAGGAGATGAAGGCCGGCAGAAGGAAGGAGATGGGTGCGCTGAATGTTCCGATCGGTTGGATCGAAGGATAGGGCAGTTCTATACGTGTTGTATGTTTGGGACACTAGAGGAGGTGCCCTATCTAGTTTTGATAAAAATTTACAAAATGAGGCATTTGTTGGAGCTATTTTTTTATAAAAGTGCCCTATAATTCAATATACAACACTTGTATAAGGcactgttggagatgctcttagtgaATCAATGTTGGTATTTTAGTAGTAGACTTCAGTCGTCAGCCATACTTAGCTTTTTTCTGCTAGTACTGTACTAATGTTTTGTTCCTCCAAGAGACCGGGAAGTAAAATTTAATTGGTTCATATCTTTGGTTTATCATTGTGTTTTTTTGGCTATTGCAGTACTTATGTTACCAAAGCAAGGCTAGTAAATCATGTTCTACTATTACAGGTTGCTGTGTTAAGTCCAAGCTTATCACATGGATTCAACACAAGATTTTCAACCCAGGACATTTTCTATAAAGTTGTGGCCACCAAGTGAAAGCACACGGCTCATGCTTGTTGAGAGGATGACAAAGACTATGTCCACAGAGTCCATTTTCTCTCGCAAATATGGTCTTTTGGGCAAGCAAGAGGCTCATGAGAATGCAAAAAGGATTGAAGAACTTTGCTTTGCATCGGCTGATGAGCATTTCAAAAATGAGCCAGATGGTGATGGGAGTTCTGCTGTCCAGCTATATGCAAAGGAATCAAGCAAGATGATGTTGGAAGTTCTGAGAAAAGGCCCAAGGACTACTGCAGAATTGGAGGCACCTGTAGATGATACATCTCTTGTGTCTGCTGATGCACCTCGTGTGCTTGCTGATACTGTACTGGATATATCTGGTGGGGAGCGTGCTTTTATTGAGGCAGATGAAGCAAAGGAACTGCTTAGTCCACTTACCAAACCAGGGAATTCATATAAAAGAATTTGCTTTAGCAACAGGAGCTTTGGTATTGGTGCTGCTAATGTTGCTGGTCCAATTCTTGAGTCAGTTAAGAATCAGCTCACAGAGGTTGACATCTCAGATTTTGTGGCAGGAAGGCCTGAGGATGAAGCCCTTGATGTGATGCGCATATTCTCCAAAGCATTAGAGGGTTCTGTCCTGAGATATCTGAACATCTCTGACAATGCTTTGGGTGAGAAGGGTGTCAGGGCATTCAGTGAGCTCCTGAAATCACAGGAATCCCTCGAAGAACTATATGTGATGAATGATGGCATATCAGAGGAAGCTGCGAAAGCTCTATCTGAGCTTATTCCTGCAACTGAGAAGCTTAAGGTTCTCCACTTCCACAACAACATGACGGGAGATGAAGGTGCTATGTATATTGCTGAGATGGTTAAGCGTTCTCCGAATGTAGAGAGTTTCAGGTGCTCAGCAACAAGGATAGGATCTGATGGTGGAGTCGCATTGTCTGAGGCATTAGGGACATGCACTCGCCTGAAGAAACTTGATCTCAGGGACAACTTGTTTGGTGTTGATGCAGGGTTAGCTCTCAGCAAAACCCTTCCAAAGCTTCCTGATCTTGTTGAGCTTTATCTCAGTGATCTCAATCTAGAAAACAAGGGTACTATAGCAATTGCCAAAGCCCTCGAACAGTCAGCACCACAGTTGGAGGTCCTTGAAATTGCTGGAAATGAAATAAATGCCAAAGCAGCCCCAGATTTGGCCAAGTGCCTAGCGGCAATGCAGTCACTCAagaagctgactttggctgaaaatGAACTGAAGGATGATGGTGCCGTGATAATCGCAAAATCATTGGAAGATGGCCACATAGATCTCAAGGAGCTTGATGTTAGCGTGAACATGCTGCAGAGGGTTGGAGCTCGGTGCTTTGCGCGGGCAGTCGCTAATAAACCGGCTTTTGAGCTGCTGAACATCAATGGAAATTTCATCTCTGGTGAAGGGATCGATGAGGTGGAGGAAATCTTGAAGGCTGGTAAGAAACCCCTGAAAGTGCTGGGCCCACTAGATGAGAATGAGCCTGATGGAGAGCCTGATGATGACGATGAAGAGGTTGAGGATAATGAGGACGAGCTGAATTCGAAGCTGCAGAGTGTGAAGGTTGAGCAGGATGATTGACCGAGTTGGTATCGAGATATAAGCCTGTCGCAGGGTCTTGATAACTGAGTTATCTACAATGCTGTTGATCTTTGGTTTTGTAGTCGGTTTTTGTTATGAAAAACCAGAACCAGCTATCTTGTGACTTGTGCAATCTGATTATAGATTAGAACTGCTCTTATTTATTCGTTTATATTAATGACATCGTTCCATTACAAATGGCCTGATATATAGATGCTACCTATTTTCCCAACAGTTCTTTTTGGGTGACTGCGCTATAGGTTGACCCTGCTTTGAAGTCTGTACTTCACTAGTTTGGAAGCCATAAAATCAAAGTATATTGGAAAGATTAAAATCCTCTTTTTTTATTCAAAATTGAGTAAGCCTCGGTCTGTCACGGTGAGCAGCTACACATACGTGTTAAGCACATAGGGATGGGCTTGTTTGGTTGCATGTTTATCCAAGAAAGTTCGAGGTCCCTAGTCAAAGTCAAATAGAAAGAGATATATCTCTCTCAATCTTATTTGATTTGGAGGCAACCGAATAAGTCCTAACTATTTTTTATTAGTTGATTCCATTGGTATCTTTTTAGCTAGCTAACTATAATTATTAGTATCTTTTTAGCTAGCTAACTATAATTATTAGCTCTCGTGTATCAAATGGGCTTAACTCTGGTTATACTTTCTCTCTTTTCTACACGTAATGATTACATCTATAAACTTATTTTTTAGTAACATTAAACTTTTGGTCTCAAACCTAGAAGTACACTTATTTTAGTACGAAAGAAGTATATGGGAattataaaataacaaaaatggtGCATAAACGTTTATTTTATTGTGCTGATCTAGTCGTTTTCCAACCGTGTTTCTAAGGTTATTCTCGATAGAgggtttcatggcaccctttctaAGACTGCCTTATCAACATATGTCTAGAAAATTATGCACAGTTTGATCCTCATAAAACTCTCTTATATTATTCTTCATTAAATTGCATGTCATATTATGCTATTTACTTATTATGCTATCTACTTAAGTGGTATGTTATTTAATGAGAATAAAACTCTAATGAAACTTCCACTATCTTATCCTTGAGCAAGAGCATTTAAATAATTTAGTAATTATATGTTTAGGTATATAATTTTACGATAAAGTTGTTCTAAAATTTCCACCATAAGCCAATAACTAGATTACTAAATCATTTTATATTCTTTGCACATCTTATGGAAAGATACATAAAATATAGAAACTAGACGGAAATGGATAGTCTATTATGTTCTTTTTTGCGGTTTCCCGTTTTTTTCCAGATTTAACCCATATTTATTTTGTATTTAAGGGTGCGTTTGGTTCAAAAGTCAAATAAAATGGAGTGGTTTCATTCTAGTTTTAAG is a genomic window of Zea mays cultivar B73 chromosome 5, Zm-B73-REFERENCE-NAM-5.0, whole genome shotgun sequence containing:
- the LOC100381804 gene encoding RAN GTPase-activating protein 2, translated to MDSTQDFQPRTFSIKLWPPSESTRLMLVERMTKTMSTESIFSRKYGLLGKQEAHENAKRIEELCFASADEHFKNEPDGDGSSAVQLYAKESSKMMLEVLRKGPRTTAELEAPVDDTSLVSADAPRVLADTVLDISGGERAFIEADEAKELLSPLTKPGNSYKRICFSNRSFGIGAANVAGPILESVKNQLTEVDISDFVAGRPEDEALDVMRIFSKALEGSVLRYLNISDNALGEKGVRAFSELLKSQESLEELYVMNDGISEEAAKALSELIPATEKLKVLHFHNNMTGDEGAMYIAEMVKRSPNVESFRCSATRIGSDGGVALSEALGTCTRLKKLDLRDNLFGVDAGLALSKTLPKLPDLVELYLSDLNLENKGTIAIAKALEQSAPQLEVLEIAGNEINAKAAPDLAKCLAAMQSLKKLTLAENELKDDGAVIIAKSLEDGHIDLKELDVSVNMLQRVGARCFARAVANKPAFELLNINGNFISGEGIDEVEEILKAGKKPLKVLGPLDENEPDGEPDDDDEEVEDNEDELNSKLQSVKVEQDD